One window from the genome of Paraconexibacter algicola encodes:
- a CDS encoding FAD-dependent oxidoreductase: MSAAPVAVLTDAQRATLALVCDTYAPAVPSASADPVERAFLERPATAVGVVEQVEGLMGQVMTPEEIAGFAGLLEALADAGFDAADLAGRTAILHGVAADPAARLGLDALRGLTMLFFYGLPGADGRNVNWDAIGFPGPPSAPPATPKTLAVHEVSGEHAVLACDVVVVGSGAGGGVVAARCAAAGKEVLVLEAGQYRNEADFSNLEVPGYFELYYGGGLASSESGSLAILAGATLGGGTVVNYMNCVRPPAAVLAEWAGHGLDGLDDDAFVRDHVDVVLERIGANTEATTQNGTHRRMLAACDALGYEHRPLWRNAAPDDDPERCGFCLLGCQRGCKRSSMTTWLQDASDDGARAITGCHVDRVTVDATGAATGVVATVTAPDGTTTALTVRASTVVVAAGSIESPALLLRSGIGGPAVGRNLRVHPAFVVYGIYDEPVEGWRGQVQSALSDHFFDVQDGHGFLLEAAGQMPAFAAVAYPWDSGEQHKRLMRLMPNTAPFITVARDHGSGRVVLDDRGRAVVRWDLDDPVDRELAVRAHVELARMHVAAGAAELVTTHARELRWRQGDDLDAFLDRLREASYDAGQVTCFSAHQMGSCRMGGDPETSVADGRGELHDAPGVWIGDASAFPTAPGVNPMVTIMALADRTAAAILAGDQSLVAS; the protein is encoded by the coding sequence ATGTCCGCAGCGCCCGTCGCCGTGCTGACCGACGCGCAGCGCGCCACGCTCGCACTGGTGTGCGACACCTACGCGCCCGCGGTGCCGAGCGCGAGCGCCGACCCGGTGGAGCGCGCGTTCCTCGAGCGTCCCGCGACCGCGGTCGGCGTCGTCGAGCAGGTCGAGGGCCTGATGGGCCAGGTCATGACCCCGGAGGAGATCGCCGGGTTCGCCGGCCTGCTGGAGGCGCTGGCGGATGCCGGGTTCGACGCGGCCGACCTCGCCGGGCGGACCGCGATCCTGCACGGCGTCGCCGCCGACCCGGCGGCACGGCTCGGGCTCGACGCGCTGCGCGGCCTGACGATGCTGTTCTTCTACGGGCTGCCGGGCGCCGACGGGCGCAACGTCAACTGGGACGCGATCGGCTTCCCGGGCCCGCCGAGCGCCCCGCCGGCGACGCCCAAGACGCTCGCGGTGCACGAGGTCTCCGGGGAGCACGCCGTGCTCGCCTGCGACGTCGTGGTCGTCGGCTCGGGCGCCGGCGGCGGCGTCGTCGCGGCGCGCTGCGCCGCGGCGGGCAAGGAGGTCCTCGTGCTCGAGGCGGGCCAGTACCGCAACGAGGCCGACTTCTCCAACCTCGAGGTGCCCGGGTACTTCGAGCTCTACTACGGCGGCGGGCTCGCCTCGTCGGAGTCCGGGTCGCTCGCGATCCTCGCGGGCGCCACGCTCGGCGGCGGCACCGTGGTGAACTACATGAACTGCGTGCGGCCGCCCGCCGCGGTCCTGGCGGAGTGGGCGGGCCACGGGCTCGACGGTCTCGACGACGACGCGTTCGTGCGCGACCACGTCGACGTCGTGCTCGAGCGCATCGGGGCGAACACCGAGGCCACGACGCAGAACGGCACGCACCGGCGGATGCTCGCCGCCTGCGACGCGCTGGGCTACGAGCACCGGCCGCTGTGGCGCAACGCCGCCCCCGACGACGACCCCGAGCGATGCGGCTTCTGCCTGCTCGGCTGCCAGCGCGGCTGCAAGCGCTCGTCGATGACGACGTGGCTGCAGGACGCCTCCGACGACGGCGCTCGGGCGATCACCGGCTGCCACGTCGACCGCGTGACGGTGGACGCGACGGGCGCCGCCACCGGGGTCGTCGCGACCGTCACCGCGCCGGACGGCACGACCACGGCGCTGACCGTGCGCGCGTCGACCGTCGTCGTCGCCGCGGGCTCGATCGAGTCACCCGCGCTGCTGCTGCGCTCCGGGATCGGCGGGCCGGCGGTCGGCCGGAACCTGCGCGTGCACCCGGCGTTCGTCGTCTACGGGATCTACGACGAGCCGGTCGAGGGCTGGCGCGGGCAGGTGCAGTCCGCGCTCTCGGACCACTTCTTCGACGTGCAGGACGGCCACGGCTTCCTGCTCGAGGCGGCCGGGCAGATGCCCGCCTTCGCGGCCGTCGCCTACCCGTGGGACAGCGGGGAGCAGCACAAGCGCCTCATGCGGCTGATGCCGAACACCGCGCCGTTCATCACCGTCGCGCGCGACCACGGATCGGGCCGGGTCGTGCTCGACGACCGCGGCCGGGCGGTGGTGCGCTGGGACCTCGACGATCCGGTCGACCGCGAGCTGGCGGTCCGCGCGCACGTCGAGCTCGCGCGCATGCACGTCGCCGCGGGGGCGGCGGAGCTCGTGACGACGCACGCGCGCGAGCTGCGCTGGCGCCAGGGCGACGACCTCGACGCGTTCCTGGACCGGCTGCGCGAGGCGTCCTACGACGCCGGGCAGGTGACGTGCTTCAGCGCCCACCAGATGGGGTCGTGCCGGATGGGCGGCGACCCGGAGACCTCGGTGGCCGACGGGCGCGGCGAGCTGCACGACGCGCCGGGGGTGTGGATCGGGGACGCGAGCGCGTTCCCGACCGCGCCGGGGGTCAACCCGATGGTCACGATCATGGCGCTCGCCGACCGCACGGCGGCGGCGATCCTCGCGGGCGATCAGTCCCTGGTCGCGTCGTAG
- a CDS encoding winged helix-turn-helix transcriptional regulator, whose protein sequence is MDPALESDVFARACTSRLVLQDVTGRWGALALGALHEGPARFNALRRRVDGVSEKMLAQTLQALERDGFVVRDVQGTIPPKVEYRLTPLGARLAEQLVALIELVEGSMGEVLAAQAAYDATRD, encoded by the coding sequence GTGGATCCGGCCCTCGAGAGCGACGTCTTCGCCCGTGCGTGCACCTCGCGGCTCGTCCTGCAGGACGTCACCGGCCGCTGGGGCGCGCTCGCCCTCGGGGCGCTCCACGAGGGTCCCGCCCGCTTCAACGCCCTGCGCCGCCGCGTCGACGGGGTCAGCGAGAAGATGCTCGCCCAGACCCTGCAGGCGCTCGAACGCGACGGCTTCGTCGTCCGCGACGTGCAGGGCACGATCCCGCCCAAGGTCGAGTACCGCCTGACGCCGCTCGGCGCGCGCCTCGCCGAGCAGCTCGTCGCCCTGATCGAGCTCGTCGAGGGCTCGATGGGCGAGGTCCTCGCCGCGCAGGCCGCCTACGACGCGACCAGGGACTGA
- a CDS encoding SDR family oxidoreductase gives MPSIAITGSTGQLGRATVTHLLDRGVPAADLVALARTPAAADDLAARGVTVRAFDYDQPETLAPALDGVDRLLLVSGSEPGRRIPQHTAVIEAARTAGVGLLAYTSILNAETTRMQLAAEHQETERLIADSGLPAVLLRNGWYTENYTRTLDQTIEHGALVGAAASGRVGLAARDDYALAAAVVLAGEGHAGRAYELSGPAITLAELAATISTVAGREIPYRPLAPADYEQLLVGAGLPAPVAAIFADVDVQIDAGALEHDGDDLERLIGRPVTPVADTVRAALA, from the coding sequence ATGCCCTCCATCGCCATCACCGGCAGCACCGGACAGCTCGGCCGCGCCACCGTCACCCACCTCCTCGACCGCGGCGTCCCCGCCGCCGACCTCGTCGCGCTCGCCCGCACTCCCGCCGCCGCCGACGACCTCGCCGCCCGCGGCGTCACCGTCCGCGCGTTCGACTACGACCAGCCCGAGACGCTCGCCCCGGCGCTCGACGGCGTCGACCGCCTCCTCCTCGTCTCCGGCAGCGAGCCCGGCCGGCGCATCCCCCAGCACACCGCGGTCATCGAGGCCGCCCGGACCGCGGGCGTCGGACTGCTCGCCTACACGAGCATCCTCAACGCCGAGACCACCCGCATGCAGCTCGCCGCCGAGCACCAGGAGACCGAGCGGCTCATCGCCGACAGCGGGCTGCCCGCCGTGCTGCTGCGCAACGGCTGGTACACCGAGAACTACACGCGCACGCTCGACCAGACGATCGAGCATGGCGCGCTCGTCGGCGCCGCCGCCAGCGGCCGCGTCGGGCTCGCCGCTCGCGACGACTACGCGCTCGCCGCCGCCGTCGTCCTCGCCGGCGAAGGCCACGCGGGTCGTGCCTACGAGCTGTCCGGCCCGGCGATCACGCTCGCCGAGCTCGCCGCGACCATCTCGACCGTCGCCGGCCGCGAGATCCCCTACCGCCCGCTCGCCCCGGCCGACTACGAGCAGCTGCTCGTCGGCGCGGGCCTGCCGGCGCCGGTCGCCGCGATCTTCGCCGACGTCGACGTGCAGATCGACGCCGGCGCCCTCGAGCACGACGGCGACGACCTCGAGCGGCTCATCGGCCGGCCCGTCACGCCGGTCGCGGACACCGTCCGCGCCGCGCTCGCGTAG
- a CDS encoding biotin carboxylase N-terminal domain-containing protein: MKTLLIANRGEIARRIIRTARAMGLRTVAVYSDADADMPFVREADVAVRLGGNTPAESYLRVDALLDAARRTGADAVHPGYGFLAESSSFARACADAGVTFVGPTPEAIDAMGSKIGAKSRLRDAGVPVLPDADVTGLEGAALREAADGVGYPLLVKPSAGGGGKGMQVVGSADELEAAVGAARRLAKDAFGDDSMLLERFVERGRHVEIQILGDTHGTVTHLGERECSVQRRHQKVLEESPSVAVSPELRARMGDAAVAAGEAIAYVGAGTVEFLLAADGSEDFFFLEVNTRLQVEHPVTEEVTGVDLVREQLQIAAGAPIGAHARKPEPVGHSIEVRLYAEDPASDFLPQTGVLTRLAFPQDRPGLRVDAGVESGSEVSIYYDPMIAKVIAHAPTRAEAARTLAAALRQTHIDGLRTNRDFLVRLLEDERFLAGEIDTRFLDRDESLPLRAPLASPQEVRLAAAAAALARQAAERDAAVVQATLPSGWRNSPSQDQLVEYAHGDAVLRVTYCFRREGLDRIAVDDAPLGDVRLLSATAEAVVLEVDGVRHAFSVRRAAGLEAGPTAVTGPAGQVDLVEQERYLDPSAQDAPGSLLAPMPGSVIRVDVRVGDEVSAGTPLLVLEAMKMEHEIVAPLDGTVTELPVQVGAQVDAGSLLAAIEAPPED; encoded by the coding sequence ATGAAGACGCTCCTGATCGCCAACCGCGGCGAGATCGCCCGCCGCATCATCCGCACCGCGCGCGCGATGGGCCTGCGCACGGTCGCCGTGTACTCCGACGCCGACGCGGACATGCCGTTCGTGCGCGAGGCGGACGTCGCGGTCCGCCTCGGCGGCAACACGCCCGCCGAGTCCTACCTGCGCGTCGACGCGCTGCTCGACGCGGCGCGCCGCACCGGCGCCGACGCCGTCCATCCCGGCTACGGCTTCCTCGCCGAGTCGTCGTCCTTCGCGCGCGCGTGCGCGGACGCGGGCGTCACCTTCGTCGGCCCGACCCCGGAGGCGATCGACGCCATGGGGTCGAAGATCGGGGCCAAGTCGCGGCTGCGCGACGCGGGCGTGCCCGTGCTGCCGGACGCCGACGTCACCGGCCTCGAGGGCGCAGCGCTGCGCGAGGCGGCGGACGGGGTCGGCTACCCGCTGCTCGTCAAGCCGTCCGCCGGGGGCGGCGGCAAGGGCATGCAGGTGGTGGGCTCCGCCGACGAGCTCGAGGCCGCCGTCGGCGCCGCGCGGCGGCTGGCCAAGGACGCCTTCGGCGACGACAGCATGCTCCTCGAGCGGTTCGTCGAGCGCGGCCGGCACGTCGAGATCCAGATCCTGGGCGACACGCACGGCACCGTCACGCACCTGGGCGAGCGCGAGTGCTCGGTCCAGCGCCGCCACCAGAAGGTGCTCGAGGAGTCCCCGTCCGTCGCCGTGTCGCCGGAGCTCCGCGCGCGGATGGGGGACGCCGCGGTCGCCGCCGGCGAGGCGATCGCGTACGTCGGAGCGGGCACGGTGGAGTTCCTCCTGGCCGCGGACGGCAGCGAGGACTTCTTCTTCCTCGAGGTCAACACGCGCCTGCAGGTCGAGCATCCGGTGACCGAGGAGGTCACGGGCGTCGACCTCGTCCGCGAGCAGCTGCAGATCGCGGCGGGCGCGCCGATCGGTGCGCATGCGAGGAAGCCGGAGCCGGTGGGGCATTCGATCGAGGTCCGCCTCTACGCCGAGGATCCCGCGAGCGACTTCCTCCCGCAGACCGGGGTGCTCACGCGCCTGGCGTTCCCGCAGGACCGCCCGGGCCTGCGCGTCGACGCGGGCGTCGAGTCGGGGTCGGAGGTCTCGATCTACTACGACCCGATGATCGCGAAGGTCATCGCGCACGCCCCGACGCGCGCGGAGGCCGCGCGGACGCTCGCGGCCGCGCTGCGCCAGACGCACATCGACGGGCTGCGGACCAACCGGGACTTCCTCGTGCGGCTGCTGGAGGACGAGCGGTTCCTCGCCGGGGAGATCGACACGCGCTTCCTGGACCGGGACGAGTCGCTGCCGCTGCGGGCGCCGCTCGCCTCCCCGCAGGAGGTGCGGCTGGCGGCGGCGGCCGCGGCGCTCGCCCGGCAGGCGGCCGAGCGCGACGCGGCGGTCGTGCAGGCGACGCTGCCCAGCGGCTGGCGCAACAGCCCGTCCCAGGACCAGCTCGTGGAGTACGCGCACGGCGACGCGGTCCTGCGCGTGACGTACTGCTTCCGCCGCGAGGGCCTGGACCGGATCGCGGTCGACGACGCCCCGCTCGGGGACGTGCGGCTGCTGTCCGCCACCGCGGAGGCGGTGGTGCTCGAGGTCGACGGGGTGCGCCACGCCTTCAGCGTGCGGCGCGCGGCGGGGCTGGAGGCGGGGCCGACCGCGGTGACCGGTCCGGCCGGGCAGGTCGACCTCGTCGAGCAGGAGCGCTACCTCGATCCGAGCGCGCAGGACGCGCCCGGATCGCTGCTCGCGCCGATGCCCGGCTCGGTCATCCGCGTCGACGTGCGCGTCGGGGACGAGGTGTCCGCGGGCACGCCGCTGCTGGTCCTCGAGGCGATGAAGATGGAGCACGAGATCGTCGCGCCGCTGGACGGCACGGTGACCGAGCTGCCGGTCCAGGTCGGAGCGCAGGTGGACGCCGGGTCGCTGCTGGCGGCGATCGAGGCGCCGCCCGAGGACTGA
- a CDS encoding acyl-CoA carboxylase subunit beta — MTVIRTKVDRTAPDFQRKRTGMMELLDQLDALLEQSRAGGGESKVARHRKRGKLLPRERIEQLLDRDSAFLELSPFAAYGTDYELGASVVTGIGVVEGVECVIIATDPTIRGGTINPFTGKRSTRALEVAETNRMPLVWMVESGGADLPKQAEIFIPGGDTFRRLTSLSRQGIPTVSIVFGNSTAGGAYIPGMCDWNVFIQERSKVFLGGPPLVKMATGEESDDESLGGADMHARTSGLADYLAADEPDALRLGRQVVRRLNWRKAGPGPTRLPVREPLAPIDDLAGIASIDLKEPFDMREVIARILDGSDYDEFKPLYGTSLTTGWGAIHGFPVGIIANTQGILFSEEAQKGTQFIQLTNRMDVPLLFIHNVTGFMVGKEYEQKGIIKHGAQMINAVTNSTVPHLALIAGGSYGAGNYGMSGRAYNPRFVFAWPNAKLAVMGPQQLAGVLSIVARAAAEAKGKAYDEDFDAAMRKAVEEQIERESLALANSGLLYDDGIIDPRDTRTALGLALSAVHSGTVEGADGYGVFRM; from the coding sequence GTGACCGTCATCCGGACGAAGGTCGACCGCACCGCCCCCGACTTCCAGCGCAAGCGCACGGGCATGATGGAGCTGCTCGACCAGCTCGACGCGCTGCTCGAGCAGTCGCGCGCCGGGGGCGGCGAGAGCAAGGTCGCCCGCCACCGCAAGCGCGGCAAGCTGCTCCCGCGCGAGCGGATCGAGCAGCTGCTGGACCGCGACAGCGCGTTCCTGGAGCTCAGCCCGTTCGCCGCCTACGGCACCGACTACGAGCTCGGCGCGAGCGTCGTCACCGGCATCGGCGTCGTCGAGGGCGTCGAGTGCGTGATCATCGCGACCGACCCGACGATCCGCGGCGGCACGATCAACCCGTTCACCGGCAAGCGCTCGACGCGCGCGCTGGAGGTCGCCGAGACGAACCGCATGCCGCTCGTCTGGATGGTCGAGTCCGGCGGCGCGGACCTGCCCAAGCAGGCGGAGATCTTCATCCCCGGCGGCGACACCTTCCGCCGCCTCACGAGCCTCTCCCGGCAGGGCATCCCGACGGTCTCGATCGTCTTCGGCAACAGCACCGCCGGCGGCGCCTACATCCCCGGCATGTGCGACTGGAACGTGTTCATCCAGGAGCGCAGCAAGGTCTTCCTCGGCGGCCCGCCGCTCGTGAAGATGGCGACCGGCGAGGAGTCCGACGACGAGAGCCTCGGCGGCGCCGACATGCACGCCCGCACCAGCGGCCTCGCCGACTACCTCGCCGCCGACGAGCCCGACGCGCTGCGCCTCGGCCGCCAGGTCGTGCGACGGCTCAACTGGCGCAAGGCCGGCCCGGGGCCCACGCGCCTGCCGGTCCGCGAGCCGCTCGCCCCGATCGACGACCTCGCCGGGATCGCCTCGATCGACCTGAAGGAGCCGTTCGACATGCGCGAGGTCATCGCGCGGATCCTCGACGGCAGCGACTACGACGAGTTCAAGCCCCTCTACGGGACCTCGCTCACCACCGGCTGGGGCGCGATCCACGGCTTCCCCGTCGGCATCATCGCCAACACCCAGGGCATCCTCTTCAGCGAGGAGGCCCAGAAGGGCACGCAGTTCATCCAGCTGACCAACCGGATGGACGTCCCGCTGCTCTTCATCCACAACGTCACCGGCTTCATGGTCGGCAAGGAGTACGAGCAGAAGGGGATCATCAAGCACGGTGCGCAGATGATCAACGCGGTCACGAACTCGACCGTGCCGCACCTCGCGCTCATCGCCGGCGGCTCCTACGGGGCGGGCAACTACGGCATGAGCGGGCGCGCGTACAACCCGCGCTTCGTCTTCGCCTGGCCCAACGCGAAGCTCGCGGTGATGGGCCCGCAGCAGCTGGCGGGCGTGCTGAGCATCGTCGCCCGCGCGGCCGCCGAGGCGAAGGGCAAGGCCTACGACGAGGACTTCGACGCCGCGATGCGCAAGGCGGTCGAGGAGCAGATCGAGCGCGAGTCGCTCGCGCTCGCCAACAGCGGCCTGCTCTACGACGACGGCATCATCGATCCGCGCGACACGCGGACCGCCCTGGGCCTCGCGCTCAGCGCGGTGCACTCCGGCACGGTGGAGGGCGCCGACGGCTACGGCGTCTTCCGGATGTAG
- a CDS encoding TetR family transcriptional regulator has product MGEPVDVTRAKLLDAAHDLLVERRGTEPSVAELCARAGVNVAMVSYCFGGKRQLLDAVLDRTVVGVVAQLDALEALGLTPVETLRRHVAGVIQNYLHYPYAVALGERLGDPDGRLAAAFAQPLLAFHTRLLERGAATGDFRAGVDPALFFATLVGMCEFFFSARTWMAAATGSDVDATLVARFTTHCEALVLTGLGT; this is encoded by the coding sequence GTGGGTGAGCCGGTCGACGTCACACGGGCCAAGCTGCTGGACGCGGCGCACGACCTCCTGGTCGAGCGCCGTGGCACCGAGCCGTCGGTCGCGGAGCTCTGCGCGCGGGCGGGCGTCAACGTCGCGATGGTCAGCTACTGCTTCGGCGGGAAGCGGCAGCTGCTCGACGCGGTGCTCGACCGCACGGTCGTCGGCGTCGTCGCGCAGCTCGACGCGCTCGAGGCCCTCGGGCTGACGCCCGTCGAGACGCTGCGCCGCCACGTCGCGGGCGTCATCCAGAACTACCTGCACTACCCGTACGCGGTCGCGCTCGGCGAGCGCCTGGGCGACCCCGACGGCCGCCTCGCCGCCGCGTTCGCGCAGCCGCTGCTGGCGTTCCACACGCGGCTGCTGGAGCGGGGAGCGGCCACCGGCGACTTCCGCGCGGGCGTCGACCCGGCGCTGTTCTTCGCGACGCTCGTCGGCATGTGCGAGTTCTTCTTCAGCGCGCGCACCTGGATGGCCGCGGCAACGGGCTCCGACGTGGACGCGACCCTCGTCGCCCGCTTCACGACGCACTGCGAGGCCCTGGTCCTCACCGGCCTGGGAACCTGA
- a CDS encoding DUF559 domain-containing protein, with protein sequence MPTPVDIRIARTIRDGGGIATRKALRAAKVTPASLRLRLEAGTLVEIHHDVFAFPQDELQPSTAFRAAVLSCGAGAALSHEALAVHAGLLRRRDGEGLPLHVTVPRSRNPRRATLTVHRMDLAPHERTEIGGLPCTTVARLVYDLARAGWARRRLERILDEAAFRGSWRRWELERILEQAADHPGAAVLRAVLREHVPGTTRTANELEERLLAICDAQGWPRPICQQPDRLPDGSRIFHDFLWPALRLIVETDGDRGHRTRRQRRRDQRRDDAMRRRGYTVVRLRWYDVFERPDRVVALLAPLLDVRR encoded by the coding sequence GTGCCCACACCGGTCGACATCCGCATCGCACGGACCATCCGCGACGGCGGCGGGATCGCGACCCGCAAGGCGCTCCGCGCAGCCAAGGTGACCCCCGCGTCCCTGCGGCTGCGCCTGGAGGCCGGGACCCTCGTCGAGATCCACCACGACGTCTTCGCGTTCCCCCAGGACGAGCTCCAGCCGAGCACGGCGTTCCGCGCAGCGGTGCTCTCCTGCGGCGCCGGCGCGGCCCTCAGCCACGAGGCGCTCGCCGTCCACGCGGGGCTGCTGCGGCGCCGGGACGGGGAGGGGCTCCCGCTGCACGTGACCGTCCCGCGGTCCCGCAACCCGCGCCGTGCGACGCTCACCGTCCACCGGATGGACCTCGCCCCGCACGAGCGGACCGAGATCGGCGGGCTCCCGTGCACGACGGTGGCCCGCCTGGTCTACGACCTCGCGCGGGCCGGCTGGGCCCGACGGCGGCTCGAGCGGATCCTGGACGAGGCGGCGTTCCGGGGCTCGTGGCGACGGTGGGAGCTCGAGCGCATCCTCGAGCAGGCCGCCGACCACCCGGGTGCGGCCGTCCTGCGCGCGGTGCTGCGCGAGCACGTGCCCGGCACCACCCGGACCGCGAACGAGCTCGAGGAGCGGCTGCTGGCGATCTGCGACGCGCAGGGCTGGCCCCGCCCGATCTGCCAGCAGCCCGACCGCCTCCCGGACGGGTCGCGCATCTTCCACGACTTCCTGTGGCCGGCGCTGCGGCTGATCGTGGAGACCGACGGGGACCGCGGTCACCGGACCCGCAGGCAGCGCCGACGCGACCAGCGCCGGGACGACGCCATGCGGCGGCGCGGGTACACCGTCGTGCGACTGCGCTGGTACGACGTGTTCGAGCGGCCCGACCGGGTCGTCGCGCTGCTCGCACCGCTGCTCGACGTGCGTCGGTGA
- a CDS encoding ABC transporter permease, which translates to MNPVLILAARALRETKRAPDALFPGIFIPLFFLVVNTGQAARIFPSDSTGFLQGQNYAAFQMPSTLLLAASFGAAALFLVEEIEGGYFDKLRATPIPRYAIILGRLLAEGIRCGLLTAVIVLVALPFGVTVASGVAGFLLLVLLTGLWGVVYSGFLQMLALKSRSAAATQAGGMVFFPLLFLTPNFVPRELLTDPMEVAATINPVTYLMEALRSLYLEDLRWSEIWPGFAVVLVAASVMLTLSVRMINRYD; encoded by the coding sequence ATGAACCCGGTGCTGATCCTCGCGGCCCGCGCGCTGCGCGAGACGAAGCGGGCGCCCGACGCGCTCTTCCCCGGGATCTTCATCCCGCTGTTCTTCCTCGTGGTGAACACCGGACAGGCGGCGAGGATCTTCCCGTCGGACTCGACGGGCTTCCTGCAGGGCCAGAACTACGCAGCGTTCCAGATGCCGTCGACGCTGCTGCTGGCCGCGTCGTTCGGGGCGGCGGCGCTGTTCCTCGTCGAGGAGATCGAGGGCGGCTACTTCGACAAGCTACGCGCGACGCCGATCCCGCGGTACGCGATCATCCTCGGCCGCCTGCTGGCGGAGGGCATCCGCTGCGGCCTGCTGACCGCGGTGATCGTGCTCGTCGCGCTGCCGTTCGGCGTGACGGTCGCCTCGGGGGTCGCCGGCTTCCTGCTGCTCGTCCTCCTGACCGGCCTGTGGGGGGTCGTCTACTCGGGCTTCCTGCAGATGCTCGCGCTGAAGTCGCGCTCGGCCGCGGCGACCCAGGCCGGCGGGATGGTGTTCTTCCCGCTGCTGTTCCTGACGCCGAACTTCGTGCCGCGCGAGCTGCTCACCGATCCGATGGAGGTCGCGGCGACCATCAACCCGGTCACCTACCTCATGGAGGCGCTGCGGTCCCTGTACCTCGAGGACCTGCGCTGGTCGGAGATCTGGCCGGGCTTCGCGGTCGTCCTCGTCGCGGCGTCGGTGATGCTGACCCTGAGCGTGCGGATGATCAACCGCTACGACTGA
- a CDS encoding ABC transporter ATP-binding protein yields MQAIETRGLVKTYEGRQGTVEAVRGVDLSVAPGEVFGFLGPNGAGKSTTVRMLTTLLSITDGTATVHGIDVASRPDEVRRKIGVALQEAGLDKRQNARELLVLQCRLFGMSATEATARAQELLALVELQDAADRLVSGFSGGMQRRLDLATALVHEPEVLFLDEPTTGLDPASRLTVWDEVRRINERGTTVFLTTQYLEEADALCDRLAIIDDGRIVREGTPTSLKDDLSARRGGAAVTLDDVFLDATGRTRERTAGDVQEVTA; encoded by the coding sequence ATGCAGGCGATCGAGACCCGCGGGCTCGTGAAGACCTACGAGGGACGACAGGGCACCGTCGAGGCGGTGCGGGGCGTCGACCTGTCGGTGGCGCCGGGAGAGGTGTTCGGCTTCCTCGGCCCCAACGGCGCCGGCAAGTCCACGACGGTGCGGATGCTCACGACGCTGCTGTCGATCACCGACGGGACCGCGACGGTCCACGGGATCGACGTGGCGTCCCGGCCCGACGAGGTGCGCCGCAAGATCGGGGTGGCGCTGCAGGAGGCGGGGCTCGACAAGCGCCAGAACGCGCGCGAGCTGCTGGTCCTGCAGTGCCGGCTGTTCGGCATGAGCGCGACCGAGGCGACCGCGCGGGCCCAGGAGCTGCTGGCGCTGGTCGAGCTGCAGGACGCCGCCGACCGGCTCGTGAGCGGCTTCTCGGGCGGCATGCAGCGCCGGCTCGACCTCGCGACCGCGCTCGTCCACGAGCCCGAGGTGCTGTTCCTCGACGAGCCGACGACCGGGCTGGACCCGGCGAGCCGCCTGACCGTGTGGGACGAGGTCCGGCGCATCAACGAGCGGGGCACCACGGTGTTCCTGACGACCCAGTACCTCGAGGAGGCGGACGCGCTGTGCGACCGGCTCGCGATCATCGACGACGGCCGCATCGTCCGCGAGGGCACCCCGACCTCGCTGAAGGACGACCTGTCGGCGCGGCGCGGCGGCGCGGCGGTGACGCTCGACGACGTGTTCCTCGACGCGACGGGCCGGACGCGCGAGCGGACCGCCGGCGACGTCCAGGAGGTGACGGCATGA